A region from the Excalfactoria chinensis isolate bCotChi1 chromosome 24, bCotChi1.hap2, whole genome shotgun sequence genome encodes:
- the RUNDC3A gene encoding RUN domain-containing protein 3A isoform X1 has protein sequence MAAGCVRAAMALGLSSKKASSRNIAVERRNLITVCRFSVKTLLEKHTAEPIDDSSEEFVNFAAILEQILSHRFKGTAGTPPPTSPHIPCPRWGLQLPLPSPGPVSWFSSDGQRGFWDYIRLACSKVPNNCVSSIESMENISTSRAKGRAWIRVALMEKRISDYITTALRDTRTTRRFYDDGAIMLREESTLLVGMLIGLGAIDFSFCLKGEVMDGKVPAVIDYTPYLKFTQSYDYLSEEEERGSMGSSTSEDSSPEHPYLPLVTDEDSWYNKWRKMEQKFRIVYAQKGYLEELVRLRESQLKDLEAENKRLKLRLEEAVVQNQLEKRELEGVILELQEQLTGLIPCENPQVSQLSKEMVTPLVNQWPSLGTLNGNESGSDSKLYRRHSFVSTDQLSAENSLSSDSQRLGEGKREGEPWGPLGKDPTPSMLGLCGSLASLPSCKSLASLKSNECLVSDSNEASPTRSPS, from the exons ATGGCAGCGGGCTGCGTGCGGGCTGCAATGGCTCTGGGGCTGTCCTCCAAGAAAGCGTCGTCCAGAAACATCGCCGTGGAGAGGAGGAACCTCATCACCGTCtgcag GTTCTCAGTGAAGACGCTGCTGGAGAAGCACACAGCGGAGCCCATCGATGACTCCTCCGAGGAGTTCGTCAACTTCGCCGCCATCCTCGAGCAGATCCTCAGCCACCGCTTCAAAGGTACCGcagggacccccccccccacatccccccacATCCCATGTCCCAGATggggcctgcagctcccattgcCGTCCCCAGGTCCCGTCAGCTGGTTCAGCTCGGATGGGCAGCGCGGCTTTTGGGATTACATCCGTCTGGCCTGCAGCAAAGTGCCCAACAACTGCGTCAGCAGCATCGAGAGCATGGAGAACATCAGCACCTCCAGGGCCAAG GGCCGGGCGTGGATCCGCGTGGCGCTGATGGAGAAGCGCATTTCTGACTACATCACCACGGCTCTGCGGGACACCAGGACCACCAG GCGTTTCTATGACGACGGGGCCATCATGCTGCGGGAGGAATCCACGCTGCTGGTCGGGATGCTGATCGGGCTCGGCGCCATCGACTTCAG CTTCTGCCTGAAGGGTGAGGTGATGGACGGCAAGGTGCCTGCGGTCATCGACTACACGCCATACCTGAAGTTCACCCAGAG CTATGACTACCTGAGCGAGGAGGAGGAGCGGGGCAGCATGGGGAGCAGCACCAGCGAGGACAGCTCCCCCGAGCACCCCTACCTGCCGCTGGTCACCGATGAGGACAGTTGGTACAACAAGTGGCGCAAGATGGAGCAGAAGTTCCGCATCGTTTATGCCCAAAAG GGGTACCTGGAGGAGCTGGTGCGGCTGCGGGAGTCGCAGCTGAAGGACCTGGAGGCGGAGAACAAGAGGCTGAAGCTGCGGCTGGAGGAGGCGGTGGTGCAGAACCAGCTGGAGAAGAGGGAGCTGGAGGGCGTCatcctggagctgcaggagcagct gacgGGGCTGATCCCGTGTGAGAACCCACAGGTGTCCCAGCTCTCCAAGGAGATGGTGACGCCTTTGGTGAACCAGTGGCCATCGCTGGGGACGCTCAACGGCAACGAGAGCGGCTCGGACAGCAAGCTGTACAGGAG GCACAGCTTCGTGAGCACCGACCAGCTCTCGGCCGAGAACAGCCTCAGCTCCGACTCCCAGCGCCTGGGCGAGGGCAAGCGCGAAGGCGAGCCCTGGGGGCCCTTGG GGAAGGACCCCACGCCCTCCATGCTGGGGCTCTGCGGCTCCCTGGCCTCGCTGCCCAGCTGCAAGTCCCTGGCCAGCCTCAAGTCCAACGAGTGCCTGGTGAGCGACAGCAACGAAGCCAGCCCCACCCGCAGCCCCAGCTGA
- the RUNDC3A gene encoding RUN domain-containing protein 3A isoform X2, producing MAAGCVRAAMALGLSSKKASSRNIAVERRNLITVCRFSVKTLLEKHTAEPIDDSSEEFVNFAAILEQILSHRFKGPVSWFSSDGQRGFWDYIRLACSKVPNNCVSSIESMENISTSRAKGRAWIRVALMEKRISDYITTALRDTRTTRRFYDDGAIMLREESTLLVGMLIGLGAIDFSFCLKGEVMDGKVPAVIDYTPYLKFTQSYDYLSEEEERGSMGSSTSEDSSPEHPYLPLVTDEDSWYNKWRKMEQKFRIVYAQKGYLEELVRLRESQLKDLEAENKRLKLRLEEAVVQNQLEKRELEGVILELQEQLTGLIPCENPQVSQLSKEMVTPLVNQWPSLGTLNGNESGSDSKLYRRHSFVSTDQLSAENSLSSDSQRLGEGKREGEPWGPLGKDPTPSMLGLCGSLASLPSCKSLASLKSNECLVSDSNEASPTRSPS from the exons ATGGCAGCGGGCTGCGTGCGGGCTGCAATGGCTCTGGGGCTGTCCTCCAAGAAAGCGTCGTCCAGAAACATCGCCGTGGAGAGGAGGAACCTCATCACCGTCtgcag GTTCTCAGTGAAGACGCTGCTGGAGAAGCACACAGCGGAGCCCATCGATGACTCCTCCGAGGAGTTCGTCAACTTCGCCGCCATCCTCGAGCAGATCCTCAGCCACCGCTTCAAAG GTCCCGTCAGCTGGTTCAGCTCGGATGGGCAGCGCGGCTTTTGGGATTACATCCGTCTGGCCTGCAGCAAAGTGCCCAACAACTGCGTCAGCAGCATCGAGAGCATGGAGAACATCAGCACCTCCAGGGCCAAG GGCCGGGCGTGGATCCGCGTGGCGCTGATGGAGAAGCGCATTTCTGACTACATCACCACGGCTCTGCGGGACACCAGGACCACCAG GCGTTTCTATGACGACGGGGCCATCATGCTGCGGGAGGAATCCACGCTGCTGGTCGGGATGCTGATCGGGCTCGGCGCCATCGACTTCAG CTTCTGCCTGAAGGGTGAGGTGATGGACGGCAAGGTGCCTGCGGTCATCGACTACACGCCATACCTGAAGTTCACCCAGAG CTATGACTACCTGAGCGAGGAGGAGGAGCGGGGCAGCATGGGGAGCAGCACCAGCGAGGACAGCTCCCCCGAGCACCCCTACCTGCCGCTGGTCACCGATGAGGACAGTTGGTACAACAAGTGGCGCAAGATGGAGCAGAAGTTCCGCATCGTTTATGCCCAAAAG GGGTACCTGGAGGAGCTGGTGCGGCTGCGGGAGTCGCAGCTGAAGGACCTGGAGGCGGAGAACAAGAGGCTGAAGCTGCGGCTGGAGGAGGCGGTGGTGCAGAACCAGCTGGAGAAGAGGGAGCTGGAGGGCGTCatcctggagctgcaggagcagct gacgGGGCTGATCCCGTGTGAGAACCCACAGGTGTCCCAGCTCTCCAAGGAGATGGTGACGCCTTTGGTGAACCAGTGGCCATCGCTGGGGACGCTCAACGGCAACGAGAGCGGCTCGGACAGCAAGCTGTACAGGAG GCACAGCTTCGTGAGCACCGACCAGCTCTCGGCCGAGAACAGCCTCAGCTCCGACTCCCAGCGCCTGGGCGAGGGCAAGCGCGAAGGCGAGCCCTGGGGGCCCTTGG GGAAGGACCCCACGCCCTCCATGCTGGGGCTCTGCGGCTCCCTGGCCTCGCTGCCCAGCTGCAAGTCCCTGGCCAGCCTCAAGTCCAACGAGTGCCTGGTGAGCGACAGCAACGAAGCCAGCCCCACCCGCAGCCCCAGCTGA